In Calditrichota bacterium, the following are encoded in one genomic region:
- a CDS encoding HypC/HybG/HupF family hydrogenase formation chaperone: protein MCLGVPMRVVEINGDMAVAEITGVRRSISLQLVEDVQVGDYVIVHAGFAIQVLDEAEAQETIRLLQEFGVQGG from the coding sequence ATGTGTTTAGGTGTGCCGATGCGAGTTGTCGAGATCAATGGCGACATGGCTGTGGCTGAGATCACAGGCGTCCGACGTTCCATTAGCTTGCAGCTTGTTGAAGACGTGCAAGTGGGGGACTATGTCATCGTCCATGCCGGGTTCGCCATTCAGGTGCTGGACGAAGCCGAGGCGCAGGAGACCATTCGTCTGCTGCAGGAATTTGGGGTGCAAGGCGGGTGA
- the hypE gene encoding hydrogenase expression/formation protein HypE: protein MDEVIRLAHGSGGQLTHALIREVFLPYFDNPALAALNDSALLQLSGSRTAFTTDAYVVQPIFFPGGDIGRLAISGTVNDLSAQGARPVAISAAFIIEEGLRVAELQQVLASMAAAAREAGVAVVAGDTKVVPAGAADKLFITTAGVGTLLVEQPPTGSGARVGDAVIVTGTIGDHGMAVMAARAGLSLQGALRSDVAPLNHLVEGLFACGVEVHAMRDPTRGGVATTLNEIARASGVEIVIEEERIPVADEVKGACELLGFDPLYVANEGKMIVFVPVAHAERAIACLHSHALGRQAAIIGKVAKESKGRVLLRTAIGGHRILDMLVGEQLPRIC from the coding sequence GTGGATGAGGTGATCAGGCTCGCTCACGGCAGCGGCGGACAGCTGACCCATGCGCTCATCCGCGAGGTCTTTCTGCCGTACTTTGACAACCCGGCTTTAGCTGCTCTGAATGACAGCGCCCTGCTGCAACTCTCCGGCTCTCGCACAGCGTTCACGACTGACGCCTACGTGGTGCAGCCCATTTTTTTCCCTGGCGGGGACATCGGGCGCCTGGCCATTTCTGGCACGGTGAACGACCTTAGCGCGCAGGGGGCGCGACCTGTGGCCATCAGCGCGGCTTTCATCATCGAGGAAGGCCTGCGCGTTGCTGAGTTGCAACAGGTGCTCGCCTCGATGGCGGCAGCAGCCAGAGAAGCGGGAGTGGCGGTAGTGGCGGGCGATACCAAGGTGGTGCCCGCCGGGGCCGCAGACAAGCTGTTCATCACCACAGCCGGCGTTGGCACATTGCTGGTGGAACAGCCACCTACTGGCAGCGGTGCCCGCGTCGGCGATGCGGTCATCGTCACTGGTACCATTGGCGACCACGGCATGGCAGTGATGGCCGCGCGCGCCGGCCTGAGCCTCCAGGGTGCTTTGCGCTCGGACGTGGCGCCGCTCAACCACCTGGTCGAGGGGTTGTTCGCCTGCGGCGTGGAGGTCCATGCCATGCGTGACCCGACCAGGGGGGGAGTAGCAACCACGCTCAACGAAATCGCCCGTGCCTCAGGCGTGGAGATCGTCATCGAGGAGGAGCGCATCCCCGTTGCCGATGAGGTGAAAGGAGCGTGCGAGCTGTTAGGCTTTGATCCGCTCTACGTGGCCAATGAAGGGAAGATGATCGTTTTCGTACCGGTCGCCCACGCCGAACGGGCAATTGCTTGCCTCCACTCCCACGCACTTGGGCGGCAAGCGGCCATCATAGGCAAGGTCGCCAAAGAGAGCAAGGGCAGGGTGCTCCTGCGCACGGCCATCGGCGGGCACCGCATTCTTGACATGTTGGTGGGCGAGCAACTCCCCCGCATCTGTTGA
- the hypD gene encoding hydrogenase formation protein HypD, translating to MSGVKFVEEFRDGAIARGLARRIAEVARGLPEVRLMEVCGTHTMAIYRNGIRQLLPENIVLISGPGCPVCVTPNDYIDRAIAFARRPDVTVCTFGDMVRVPGSSSSLELEKSRRADVRVVYSPLDAVEVAVQNPGRKVVFLGVGFETTAPTVAAAIELAAAKGVDNFFVSSAHKVMPPALAALTADARLGLKGFILPAHVSAIIGVVPYQFLAAKHGMAGVIAGFEPLDILQGILMLVEQVAEGRAAIEVQYTRVVREEGNPRALALLERVFQPCDAEWRGLGMIAGSGLAIRAEYAAHQAEANIIVEPEQTVVHPSCRCGEVLRGLLHPRECPLFGTVCTPETPVGACMVSTEGTCAACYKYGAPAEEGSVGG from the coding sequence GTGAGCGGCGTCAAGTTTGTAGAAGAGTTCCGGGATGGCGCCATTGCGCGGGGACTGGCCAGGCGCATCGCTGAAGTGGCTCGTGGTCTGCCAGAAGTGCGCCTCATGGAGGTCTGTGGCACGCACACCATGGCCATCTACCGGAACGGCATACGGCAGCTTCTGCCGGAGAACATTGTGCTTATATCCGGCCCGGGGTGCCCTGTTTGCGTCACACCGAACGACTACATAGATCGGGCCATCGCCTTCGCGCGCAGACCGGACGTGACGGTGTGCACGTTCGGCGACATGGTGCGCGTCCCAGGTTCCAGTTCAAGCCTCGAGTTAGAGAAAAGCAGGCGGGCTGACGTGCGCGTGGTCTACTCACCCCTGGATGCAGTGGAGGTGGCGGTTCAGAACCCTGGCCGAAAAGTCGTTTTCCTCGGAGTCGGATTTGAGACCACTGCTCCCACCGTCGCTGCGGCCATCGAGCTGGCTGCTGCAAAGGGCGTGGACAACTTCTTTGTCAGTTCCGCGCACAAGGTTATGCCCCCCGCGCTTGCTGCGCTCACTGCTGACGCGCGACTGGGCCTGAAAGGTTTTATCCTGCCGGCGCACGTGAGCGCCATCATCGGGGTGGTTCCCTACCAGTTCTTGGCAGCCAAGCACGGCATGGCGGGTGTGATCGCGGGCTTTGAACCGCTGGACATCCTGCAGGGCATCCTGATGCTGGTGGAACAGGTGGCTGAGGGAAGAGCGGCAATCGAGGTGCAGTACACGCGTGTGGTGCGCGAGGAGGGCAACCCGCGAGCTCTGGCCTTGCTTGAGCGCGTGTTCCAGCCGTGCGATGCCGAGTGGCGGGGGCTCGGAATGATCGCAGGGAGCGGGCTGGCAATTCGGGCGGAATACGCGGCCCACCAGGCTGAGGCCAACATCATTGTGGAGCCGGAGCAGACGGTGGTGCATCCCAGCTGCCGCTGTGGTGAGGTGCTGCGCGGACTGCTACACCCGAGAGAATGCCCGCTCTTTGGGACGGTGTGCACACCGGAGACCCCGGTCGGGGCATGCATGGTGTCGACGGAAGGAACGTGCGCCGCCTGCTACAAGTACGGGGCACCCGCTGAGGAGGGGAGCGTCGGTGGATGA